A region from the Hydra vulgaris chromosome 10, alternate assembly HydraT2T_AEP genome encodes:
- the LOC136086547 gene encoding uncharacterized protein LOC136086547: MAASYTTNRRRVREQVDKDMEEIYGESYYQKSNVSTCSISNDCENVYYDDNAYEVDNDNDEDNFPFQIPNNQYDDDQDKRYFTSDSENESDLDSNPDEKGVVLKNESEISTNVVIIKKKIFCRHVNAAVVMAMPKAHQTKDANSKISTKLYNEEHSNVVVSLK, from the exons ATGGCTGCTTCATATACAACAAACAGAAGAAGAGTGAGAGAGCAAGTTGATAAAGATATGGAAGAAATTTATGGTGAAAGTTATTATCAGAAAAGTAATGTGTCTACCTGTAGCATTTCTAATGATTgtgaaaatgtttattatgaTGACAATGCATATGAGGTTGATAATGACAATGATGAAGATAATTTTCCTTTTCAAATTCCTAATAATCAATATGACGATGATCAGGATAAACGCTATTTCACATCAGACTCAGAAAATGAAAGTGATCTGGATAGCAATCCTGATGAAAAAG GCGtggtattaaaaaatgaaagcgAAATATCAACGAATgtagtaattattaaaaaaaaaatattttgtcgcCATGTTAATGCAG CAGTAGTTATGGCAATGCCTAAAGCTCATCAAACGAAAGATGCAAATTCAAAGATTTCTACCAAATTGTATAACGAGGAGCATTCCAACGTTGTTGTTAGTCTCAAGTGA